One genomic window of Chitinophagaceae bacterium includes the following:
- a CDS encoding tetratricopeptide repeat protein has protein sequence MKNWFYVVLLISFTFSCKQSEKQTERNASVKPADATSNKYSGCCTSKTTDKDWYASRKKAPKFTGLDGINFVITTNYKEAQEYFNQGMMLSYGFNHAEAARSFYEATRIDSTCAMCFWGYAYVLGPNYNGGMEEDNFERAFVAAQKALTLSADCTEKEKYLIDALAFRYSEKPPEDRKPLDIAYNTAMKKVYDRFSSDPDVGALYAESLMDLHPWDLYEKKTKKPKAWTPELLSVLEHLMEINPSHPGAHHFYIHAVEASATPEKGLPSAKFFETQVPGSGHLVHMPSHIYINTGNYHLASLANINAIKVDSNYFTTCHAQGAYPLAYFPHNYHFLAATATLEGNSKLAWSAAKEVQLNTAADIMSQPGWGTLQHYYTIPYYVAIKFGMWDTILNIPLPEEQLIYPRAVLHYARGMAYLGKKNIPQAQKELAILEKLSEDSVLKTITIWDINTTYELMQIAVKVLSAEIYQQQKNYTKSIQLLNEAVALEDQLNYNEPPDWFFSIRHHLGAVLLKAGKFPEAEKIYLEDLSTWRENGWALIGLYNSFEMQNKNSDAAEIKIRFDKAWKFADKPINSSSSL, from the coding sequence ATGAAAAATTGGTTTTACGTCGTCCTGCTTATTTCTTTCACTTTCAGTTGTAAACAATCTGAAAAACAAACTGAACGAAACGCATCAGTTAAACCTGCGGATGCAACATCAAATAAATATTCAGGATGCTGCACCTCAAAAACTACCGACAAAGATTGGTATGCTTCCCGAAAAAAAGCACCCAAATTCACGGGCCTGGACGGTATCAACTTTGTCATCACCACAAACTACAAAGAAGCACAGGAGTATTTCAATCAGGGCATGATGCTTTCATATGGATTCAATCATGCCGAAGCAGCACGTTCCTTTTATGAAGCAACTAGAATTGATTCCACATGCGCCATGTGTTTTTGGGGATATGCTTATGTGTTAGGTCCAAACTACAATGGAGGCATGGAAGAGGATAATTTTGAACGGGCATTCGTTGCAGCACAAAAAGCATTGACTCTTTCCGCCGATTGTACAGAAAAGGAAAAGTACCTGATTGACGCATTGGCGTTTCGTTATTCAGAAAAACCTCCAGAAGACCGTAAACCACTTGACATTGCTTATAACACCGCGATGAAGAAGGTATATGATAGATTTTCTTCTGACCCCGATGTTGGTGCGCTCTACGCTGAATCGCTGATGGATTTGCATCCCTGGGATTTATATGAAAAGAAAACCAAGAAACCAAAAGCATGGACTCCGGAACTGCTTTCCGTATTAGAACATCTGATGGAAATAAATCCGTCTCATCCCGGTGCCCATCATTTTTATATACATGCAGTAGAGGCTTCTGCAACTCCTGAAAAAGGACTTCCGAGTGCAAAGTTTTTTGAAACACAGGTGCCCGGTTCAGGACACCTGGTTCACATGCCTTCACACATTTATATCAACACCGGAAATTACCACCTCGCTTCGCTGGCAAATATCAATGCCATAAAAGTAGATAGCAACTATTTTACCACTTGCCACGCACAGGGCGCGTATCCATTAGCCTACTTTCCGCACAACTATCATTTCCTGGCCGCAACAGCAACCTTAGAAGGAAATTCAAAACTTGCATGGAGTGCAGCGAAAGAAGTTCAGCTCAATACAGCCGCAGATATTATGTCACAACCCGGCTGGGGAACATTGCAACATTACTACACCATTCCTTACTATGTAGCGATAAAATTCGGAATGTGGGATACGATATTGAATATTCCGTTGCCGGAAGAGCAATTAATTTATCCGCGTGCTGTTTTGCACTATGCAAGAGGAATGGCTTATCTTGGAAAGAAAAACATACCTCAGGCTCAGAAAGAATTGGCAATCCTGGAAAAACTATCGGAGGATTCCGTTCTGAAGACAATTACCATTTGGGATATAAATACAACTTACGAGTTGATGCAAATTGCTGTTAAAGTTTTATCTGCAGAAATATATCAGCAACAGAAAAATTATACAAAATCAATCCAGTTATTAAATGAAGCTGTTGCACTTGAAGACCAATTGAATTACAATGAACCACCTGATTGGTTTTTCTCCATCCGTCATCATTTGGGAGCCGTTTTACTTAAAGCCGGAAAATTTCCGGAAGCCGAAAAAATATACCTGGAAGACCTTTCAACATGGCGGGAAAACGGATGGGCTTTAATAGGACTGTATAACTCATTTGAGATGCAAAACAAAAATTCCGATGCGGCAGAAATTAAAATAAGGTTCGACAAAGCATGGAAATTTGCGGATAAGCCAATTAATTCGTCCTCTAGTTTGTGA
- a CDS encoding SulP family inorganic anion transporter has product MRRKIRYYRRLWLKHDLPAGLSVFLVALPLCLGIALASGAPLYAGLLSGIIGGLVVSIISGSQLAVSGPAAGLTTIVAASIISLGDYKLFFTCSNCCRPVSTPTGNSETWRSRKLFSFVSY; this is encoded by the coding sequence ATGAGAAGGAAAATCAGATATTACCGGAGACTTTGGCTTAAACACGACTTACCGGCAGGACTTTCAGTTTTTCTTGTCGCGCTTCCACTTTGTCTGGGAATCGCACTTGCATCAGGTGCGCCTCTTTACGCAGGACTCCTCTCTGGCATCATTGGCGGACTTGTAGTATCCATTATCAGCGGTTCACAACTTGCAGTGTCCGGACCTGCTGCAGGTTTAACAACTATTGTTGCAGCCTCTATCATTTCATTGGGCGATTACAAACTTTTTTTTACTTGCAGTAATTGTTGCCGGCCTGTTTCAACTCCTACTGGGAATTCTGAAACTTGGCGTAGTCGCAAATTATTTTCCTTCGTCAGTTATTAA
- a CDS encoding SulP family inorganic anion transporter codes for MLAAIGIILISKQIPLAVGYDQPDFWSSGFSKLFSAQNFLGNFENFNHHITRGAILITLLSLFVLIVLQLPSAKKLKVIPAPLLVVVIGIITNMLFTNAASGFSLRQTQLVNIPTNVFASISLPDISKIFSSTEIWKDGVVIGLLATLETLLCVEAVDKLDRHNRITPVNRELIAQGIGNMTCGLLGAIPMTAVVVRGSANVDAGARTKLSAFTHGLFLLLAVLLVPHLLNKIPYASLSAILLITGYNLTKPKLYRNIFSLGWKQFLPFSITIIAILSTDLLIGVSIGLLISVYYIVRNNFKAEYKITTTQRHETEVNVIKLNSNVTFLNKVNLRKALDQIPEYSVLTIDGSECNFIDYDILEIISEYSNKAHDRHIELHLEGIEKVSVTAVH; via the coding sequence ATGCTGGCAGCTATAGGAATCATTCTTATTTCTAAACAAATTCCGCTGGCAGTAGGTTATGACCAACCGGATTTCTGGTCGAGTGGCTTTTCAAAATTATTTTCAGCGCAAAACTTTTTAGGAAATTTTGAAAACTTCAATCACCACATCACACGCGGAGCAATTCTTATCACGTTGCTTTCCTTATTTGTTCTTATTGTTTTGCAACTTCCGTCTGCAAAAAAACTGAAAGTAATCCCCGCACCTTTATTAGTGGTAGTAATCGGAATCATCACAAACATGCTTTTTACAAACGCCGCATCAGGTTTCTCCCTCAGGCAGACGCAACTTGTAAATATTCCAACCAATGTTTTTGCAAGCATTTCCTTACCCGACATTTCCAAAATATTTTCATCAACGGAGATTTGGAAAGATGGTGTTGTTATTGGCCTGCTGGCAACTTTAGAAACATTGCTTTGCGTGGAGGCAGTTGACAAATTAGACAGACACAACCGCATCACACCTGTAAATCGTGAACTGATTGCACAAGGTATCGGTAATATGACTTGTGGACTTTTAGGAGCAATTCCAATGACAGCAGTGGTGGTTAGAGGTTCAGCAAATGTTGATGCGGGTGCAAGAACAAAGCTTTCCGCATTCACGCACGGACTTTTTCTTTTGCTTGCCGTTCTACTTGTTCCTCATCTGCTAAATAAAATTCCTTATGCTTCCCTCTCAGCAATTCTTCTTATCACCGGTTACAACCTGACAAAACCCAAACTCTACCGGAATATTTTTTCTTTAGGCTGGAAACAGTTTCTTCCCTTTTCAATTACGATCATAGCTATTCTTTCAACCGACCTGCTTATTGGCGTAAGCATCGGCCTATTAATTTCTGTTTATTACATAGTTCGGAATAATTTTAAAGCAGAATATAAAATCACCACTACTCAACGACACGAAACTGAAGTGAATGTGATTAAACTCAACAGCAATGTCACCTTCTTAAATAAAGTAAACCTTCGAAAAGCATTGGACCAAATTCCGGAATACAGCGTGTTGACGATTGACGGCAGTGAATGTAATTTCATTGACTACGATATTTTAGAAATAATAAGTGAATACAGCAACAAGGCACATGACAGACACATTGAGTTGCATCTTGAAGGAATTGAAAAAGTAAGCGTAACAGCAGTGCATTGA
- a CDS encoding VOC family protein, whose amino-acid sequence MKRVTSIGGIFFKCNDPKKMNEWYNTHLGFNTNQYGTVFEWRQAGDSTKKGYTNWNPFKETTKYFEPSTKDFMINYRVENLEALLEELKKEGVTVLDTIEAVDYGKFAHIMDIEGNKIQLWEPNDIEYEKLGIQMGSKTTK is encoded by the coding sequence ATGAAAAGAGTTACAAGCATTGGCGGAATCTTCTTTAAATGCAACGACCCAAAAAAAATGAACGAATGGTATAACACACACCTCGGCTTTAACACTAACCAATACGGAACCGTATTTGAATGGCGGCAAGCCGGTGATTCCACTAAAAAAGGATATACCAATTGGAATCCTTTTAAAGAAACTACTAAATACTTTGAGCCCTCAACAAAGGACTTCATGATAAATTACAGGGTAGAAAACCTGGAAGCACTTCTTGAAGAACTGAAAAAAGAAGGAGTAACAGTTCTTGATACAATAGAAGCTGTTGATTACGGAAAGTTTGCTCACATCATGGATATAGAAGGAAACAAAATCCAACTATGGGAACCCAACGACATTGAATATGAAAAACTCGGTATTCAAATGGGTAGCAAAACAACAAAATGA
- a CDS encoding MOSC N-terminal beta barrel domain-containing protein: MKKVSATISRITIYPIKSLDGLPLQNAQITEGGCLLHDREYAICDAEGQFITGKSNALVHSLRSTVDFENQVVSFRQQGENTWQIFHLVKDKSAIEDYLSVHFHTAVNFLQNNSGRFLDIPDVSGLTILSTESLQAISGWYDGMTLEEARKRFRATLEIEGVPAFWEDHLFSSPGRAIEYKAGEVTLFGMSPRARCIVPSRNPETGEIIHAFPKIFARHRAESLPEFSKLKEYGHHYHLTVNCYVPDTEVGKWITVGDTIETIGEKIFY; the protein is encoded by the coding sequence ATGAAAAAAGTTAGCGCTACCATTAGCCGTATAACCATCTATCCAATAAAATCATTGGATGGCCTTCCATTGCAAAATGCTCAAATAACTGAAGGAGGTTGTCTTTTACATGACAGGGAATACGCTATTTGTGATGCGGAAGGCCAATTTATTACCGGCAAATCGAATGCACTGGTTCATAGTTTACGTTCAACAGTTGATTTTGAAAATCAAGTAGTCTCCTTTCGTCAACAGGGGGAAAACACCTGGCAAATTTTCCATTTGGTAAAAGATAAATCAGCAATAGAAGATTATTTATCAGTGCATTTTCATACTGCTGTTAACTTTCTTCAAAATAATTCGGGACGATTTCTGGACATTCCCGATGTGAGTGGCTTAACTATTCTATCTACGGAAAGTCTGCAGGCAATTTCCGGATGGTATGATGGTATGACTTTAGAAGAAGCAAGAAAACGCTTTCGGGCAACTTTGGAAATAGAGGGAGTTCCCGCCTTCTGGGAAGATCATTTGTTTTCTTCTCCGGGAAGAGCCATTGAATACAAAGCAGGTGAAGTAACTTTATTTGGAATGAGTCCCAGGGCAAGATGTATAGTGCCTTCCAGAAACCCCGAGACCGGAGAAATCATTCATGCCTTTCCAAAAATTTTTGCAAGACATCGGGCTGAATCATTACCTGAATTTTCAAAGTTAAAAGAATACGGTCATCATTATCATTTAACAGTCAACTGCTATGTTCCTGACACTGAGGTTGGAAAATGGATTACTGTTGGTGATACGATTGAAACTATCGGAGAAAAAATTTTCTATTGA
- a CDS encoding beta-propeller fold lactonase family protein produces the protein MQKKNLFAVLLFAATAITFTACQKNLDSVIPSTSPVSSNSDLISEKGLNPDEQIFNLDQSSKLGPDGGYVYTESNDSLQNEILIFMQAPSGLLTPMGTVASGGTGTGAGLGSQGAVILDNTHKWLFAVNAGSNSISSFKVEADGSLMLAHTAASEGESPISLSVNANVLYVVNAGSDNIAGFYISAEGMLTYIDGSHQQLSTSGAGAAQVSFSPNGNYLYVTEKATNMITTFAVDGNGVASPGSSSPSVGATPFGFEFVRDQIMVVSNAAGGAPGAGSATAYSGVNSGNLSDINGAVANNEGAPCWVATSQYGRFVYITNTASNSISSYYIGTSGSLHLAVSAVGTGGGPIDIVVSDNNYYVYSLNSVDHTIGQYKRTPLGGLAWIGTQSNLPVAAAGLAAF, from the coding sequence ATGCAGAAGAAAAATCTTTTTGCCGTTTTGCTTTTCGCAGCAACGGCCATCACATTTACGGCATGTCAAAAGAATCTTGATTCCGTAATTCCATCGACCTCACCCGTGTCGTCAAACAGTGACCTGATTTCTGAAAAGGGGCTGAATCCTGATGAGCAGATATTTAACCTGGATCAAAGTTCAAAACTTGGTCCGGACGGAGGTTACGTTTATACCGAAAGCAACGATTCATTGCAGAATGAAATTCTCATTTTTATGCAAGCGCCTTCCGGCTTACTTACACCGATGGGAACTGTAGCTTCAGGTGGAACAGGAACCGGAGCAGGTCTGGGTTCACAAGGAGCTGTAATTTTGGACAATACTCATAAATGGCTCTTTGCAGTTAATGCAGGAAGCAATTCCATTTCTTCTTTCAAGGTGGAAGCTGACGGATCCTTAATGTTGGCTCACACCGCCGCCTCTGAAGGTGAAAGTCCAATCAGCCTGAGTGTAAATGCAAATGTATTGTACGTGGTGAATGCAGGTAGCGATAACATTGCCGGTTTTTACATTAGTGCAGAAGGAATGCTGACGTATATTGATGGATCCCACCAACAACTCAGTACTTCTGGAGCCGGTGCTGCTCAGGTATCCTTTTCTCCCAACGGAAATTATTTGTATGTAACTGAGAAAGCTACCAACATGATCACCACTTTTGCAGTGGATGGCAATGGAGTTGCTTCACCTGGCTCTTCATCACCATCAGTTGGTGCAACTCCATTTGGATTTGAATTTGTGCGCGATCAGATTATGGTTGTATCAAATGCTGCAGGTGGCGCACCTGGTGCAGGTTCAGCTACAGCTTATTCAGGAGTTAATTCCGGAAACCTTTCTGACATTAATGGTGCTGTTGCAAACAATGAGGGAGCACCCTGCTGGGTTGCTACATCCCAATACGGCCGTTTTGTATACATAACTAACACAGCGAGCAATTCAATTTCTTCTTATTACATAGGTACCAGCGGGTCGTTGCATCTGGCGGTGTCTGCAGTTGGAACCGGTGGTGGTCCAATTGATATTGTTGTTTCAGACAATAACTATTATGTCTATAGCCTCAATTCCGTTGATCATACTATAGGTCAGTACAAACGCACACCACTTGGTGGCCTTGCTTGGATTGGAACACAGAGCAATCTTCCGGTGGCTGCTGCTGGATTAGCAGCATTTTAA
- a CDS encoding PorT family protein — translation MEENRDIEKVTRTILKDFRLEAGEHTWSRLDAELDKKQAALYKQRATRYKLLSACLALFLCSFITCHYISRSTLDAPSSVAAIEKTNIHGNATETSANKNDIVKSTRAVENIPIAKDKGNEDAIANQVSGTNNPNNRELLLSANEQSLAENLKHNPVPTGVMSVTTEVDKPVTKNELIQSESIIHPLNNNEWGSRQNDSALETETNQLVFAVVDKDSLDSANATTAVVPSMSAESDSTPAVWGKKVSRLSIAAFYAPSLSFQNLKDNTADGFDDAAMYNNREKEQYSFFSGFLLDYKISTRWSVASGIHYSITNYAITLPVMHTGYNESKEMHYLYPTSSGVIQMPLEKNQPLNEEDSLEMTSVCNQSLKYLEVPLLLRFQTTKNKFTFYANTGLSVNFLLQEKATMRINDEEVTIINNIDGLKQINYSLLVGAGIEYKVYRDAGIFLEPVFKTAITSINHDMAVNSYPYTIGLKIGATLRF, via the coding sequence ATGGAAGAAAACAGAGATATTGAAAAGGTAACGCGTACTATCCTGAAGGATTTCAGGTTGGAAGCAGGTGAACATACCTGGAGCCGCTTGGATGCTGAACTGGATAAGAAGCAGGCAGCTTTGTACAAGCAACGGGCAACCCGCTATAAGCTGTTGTCTGCCTGCCTTGCCCTTTTTCTTTGCTCTTTCATTACCTGCCATTATATATCCCGTTCAACTCTCGATGCACCATCATCTGTAGCAGCAATTGAAAAAACAAATATTCATGGTAATGCAACTGAAACGTCTGCTAATAAAAATGATATAGTGAAATCAACCCGCGCTGTTGAAAATATACCCATAGCGAAAGATAAAGGGAATGAGGATGCGATTGCTAATCAGGTATCAGGCACAAACAATCCGAATAATCGAGAGTTGCTCTTATCAGCGAATGAACAAAGCCTTGCGGAAAATTTAAAACACAATCCTGTTCCAACTGGCGTGATGTCAGTTACAACTGAAGTGGACAAACCTGTTACAAAAAATGAGCTGATCCAAAGCGAATCGATTATACATCCTTTGAATAATAATGAATGGGGAAGTCGTCAAAATGATTCTGCACTCGAAACGGAAACAAATCAACTTGTTTTCGCAGTAGTTGACAAGGATAGTCTGGATTCCGCAAATGCAACGACTGCTGTTGTACCTTCCATGTCAGCAGAATCAGATAGCACTCCGGCTGTCTGGGGCAAGAAAGTAAGCAGGCTTTCCATTGCAGCCTTCTATGCACCCTCACTTTCCTTCCAGAATTTAAAAGATAATACTGCCGACGGTTTTGATGATGCCGCGATGTACAACAATCGCGAAAAAGAGCAATATTCTTTTTTTAGCGGCTTTCTACTGGATTATAAAATTTCAACACGATGGAGTGTTGCTTCAGGCATTCACTATTCAATTACAAATTATGCAATCACACTTCCAGTGATGCACACCGGATACAATGAAAGTAAGGAAATGCATTATTTGTATCCTACGTCAAGTGGCGTAATACAAATGCCGCTGGAAAAAAATCAGCCACTAAACGAAGAGGATAGTCTGGAGATGACTTCTGTTTGCAACCAATCACTTAAGTATCTTGAAGTGCCGCTGCTGCTCCGGTTTCAGACTACGAAAAATAAGTTCACCTTTTATGCCAATACAGGATTGTCGGTAAATTTCCTGTTGCAGGAAAAAGCCACCATGCGTATTAATGATGAGGAAGTAACGATCATCAATAATATTGATGGACTAAAACAAATAAATTACAGTTTGCTCGTAGGTGCAGGAATTGAATATAAAGTTTACCGCGATGCAGGAATTTTTCTTGAGCCCGTCTTTAAAACTGCCATCACTTCCATCAACCATGACATGGCTGTTAACTCTTATCCATATACTATTGGATTAAAAATAGGAGCCACTCTTCGTTTTTAG
- a CDS encoding T9SS type A sorting domain-containing protein, translating into MEFFIESNTGTITTELYNNSVSLNGSTSPNASSICIAMNSVSKTSLIKNNVFANFTPAQTGVAYHACFYTNAASQYGSASSLSDNNNFYIADTSNGYLFKAITSNYKTLAAWQAAMTLNPGTDANSQVANPYFVNNVTDLHGTSLSVSLDGTGTTPPEYFTTDIDCQARTAPHDIGFDDFASCVANGGIASPAAATICAGKTFVMSATGVSENPFVTYQWMVAETEGGPYADVIDGSGATTTTYTTAKTKKGTFYYVLKATCPSGGSAFSNEVVLEVNPLPTATVTPEGPVAFCNGDEILLTASDGNNRAYQWFDKEVLIDGETNITYLASVKGNYKVRITNTLTGCVKTSDPVKVTVYKKPEAIITPQGPTTFCIGESVVLQANTGSGYTYKWKKGSDFISGATESSYTATEQSNYKVEVSNANGCSKLSDNTAVTVNCKLDGEMQTDVTFAVFPNPATDRVNILLATTTDFEVELTNLTGDRIVLMQNENTIDVSNLAAGVYFIKISTAEQSVVKKLVKE; encoded by the coding sequence TTGGAATTTTTTATTGAATCCAATACGGGTACAATAACAACGGAATTATATAACAACAGCGTAAGTTTAAACGGAAGCACATCGCCTAATGCCAGTTCGATATGTATTGCAATGAACAGTGTTAGTAAAACTTCACTAATAAAGAATAATGTTTTTGCAAATTTTACTCCCGCACAAACAGGTGTTGCATATCATGCTTGTTTCTATACTAACGCAGCCAGTCAATATGGAAGCGCTTCATCCTTGTCAGACAATAATAATTTTTATATAGCAGATACATCAAATGGATATTTATTCAAAGCAATAACATCCAATTATAAAACGCTCGCAGCATGGCAGGCAGCCATGACTTTAAACCCGGGAACTGATGCCAACTCACAGGTTGCCAATCCTTATTTTGTAAACAACGTTACAGATCTGCATGGTACTTCCTTATCAGTATCATTGGATGGAACAGGAACTACGCCTCCAGAATATTTTACTACCGACATTGATTGCCAGGCAAGAACGGCTCCGCATGATATCGGATTCGATGATTTTGCAAGTTGTGTTGCCAATGGCGGAATTGCTTCACCTGCAGCAGCAACGATTTGTGCAGGTAAAACCTTTGTTATGTCAGCAACAGGTGTTTCAGAAAATCCATTTGTTACGTATCAGTGGATGGTTGCGGAAACTGAGGGAGGTCCCTATGCAGATGTAATTGATGGCAGCGGTGCAACAACCACTACCTACACTACGGCCAAAACAAAGAAGGGAACTTTTTATTATGTATTGAAAGCTACCTGTCCATCAGGAGGATCAGCATTTTCTAATGAAGTGGTGTTGGAAGTAAATCCATTGCCCACTGCAACAGTTACACCGGAAGGTCCCGTTGCATTCTGCAATGGGGATGAAATATTGCTCACCGCTTCCGATGGTAACAACCGGGCATACCAGTGGTTTGATAAAGAGGTGCTTATTGATGGAGAAACAAACATTACCTACCTCGCAAGTGTAAAGGGAAACTATAAAGTGAGAATCACCAATACTTTGACGGGCTGTGTTAAAACTTCAGATCCTGTTAAGGTTACCGTGTATAAAAAACCGGAAGCCATTATCACACCACAGGGACCAACAACTTTTTGTATAGGGGAAAGTGTAGTGTTGCAGGCGAACACAGGATCCGGCTATACTTACAAATGGAAGAAAGGAAGCGACTTTATTTCCGGAGCTACGGAATCTTCCTATACAGCCACTGAACAAAGCAACTATAAAGTTGAAGTTAGTAATGCCAATGGATGCTCGAAGCTTTCTGATAATACAGCAGTCACAGTGAATTGCAAACTGGATGGAGAAATGCAAACAGATGTTACGTTTGCTGTATTTCCCAATCCTGCAACTGACCGCGTGAATATTTTGCTTGCAACAACAACAGATTTTGAAGTGGAACTGACCAACTTAACCGGCGACAGGATAGTACTGATGCAAAATGAGAACACGATCGATGTTTCCAATCTTGCAGCAGGAGTTTACTTTATTAAAATTTCTACTGCTGAGCAGTCTGTTGTGAAGAAACTGGTGAAGGAGTAA
- a CDS encoding response regulator transcription factor — translation MSISENKILRIIIFDDHKDVRDSVEVLLSTTLHLEFTAGFESCNHLIKEIEVTRPDVVLMDIDMPFMNGIDAVKLLRTKFPDLPVLMLTGFEDDEKVFDSICAGANGYVLKNANMESLLQYINEVYSGGAPMTPVIARKVLDQFSKLRPSKAEHDEFNSLSSREKVVLNLLVKGKSYKMIANELFVSFETVHSHVSRIYRKLHVNSVAGAVSKTISKGY, via the coding sequence ATGTCAATTTCAGAGAATAAGATTTTACGAATCATCATCTTTGATGATCACAAAGATGTGCGTGATTCCGTGGAAGTGCTTTTATCTACTACGCTCCATCTGGAATTCACTGCAGGTTTTGAATCCTGCAATCACCTCATTAAAGAGATCGAAGTAACAAGGCCTGATGTGGTGCTGATGGATATTGATATGCCTTTTATGAATGGAATAGATGCCGTCAAATTGCTTCGAACAAAGTTTCCCGATCTGCCTGTGCTGATGCTTACCGGCTTTGAGGATGATGAAAAAGTTTTCGACTCCATTTGTGCAGGTGCCAATGGTTATGTGCTGAAGAATGCCAACATGGAATCACTTCTTCAATATATAAATGAAGTCTATTCAGGAGGCGCGCCGATGACGCCTGTTATCGCGCGAAAAGTGCTTGACCAGTTTTCAAAACTTCGTCCGTCGAAAGCCGAGCACGATGAATTCAATAGCCTGAGCTCCCGCGAAAAAGTGGTGCTGAATCTTTTGGTAAAAGGAAAATCCTACAAGATGATTGCTAATGAGCTCTTCGTCAGTTTTGAAACGGTACACTCACATGTCAGCAGGATATACAGGAAGCTGCATGTAAACTCTGTTGCAGGTGCGGTGTCGAAAACGATATCGAAGGGTTATTGA